A single region of the Vicia villosa cultivar HV-30 ecotype Madison, WI linkage group LG4, Vvil1.0, whole genome shotgun sequence genome encodes:
- the LOC131599085 gene encoding uncharacterized protein LOC131599085 — MDWFSWLSKTNLDPFLLYEYSLTFTRNELQLQDSIHFTHEFLQSMGISVAKHRLEILKLVNNQNNKVPKDTKKFSLVKCIKKCLSKLIFHEEEKNKNMISMQQEQSWNQGKWRRALVSEELKGDKGMHRNRRIAFSGPLDGRMYDEKMVVTNKSMLKFSGPLDGKMNERKMVYTNRSPLRNRPIEGRFVGATTRSPRFSGPISPNDFHCLYNKTGDDCDFEDAEMWRALFEDLKPT, encoded by the coding sequence ATGGACTGGTTCTCTTGGTTATCCAAGACCAACCTAGACCCTTTTCTACTCTACGAGTATAGCCTCACTTTCACCCGCAACGAGCTTCAACTACAAGACTCAATCCACTTCACCCATGAGTTTCTCCAAAGCATGGGAATTTCAGTTGCCAAACACAGGCTAGAAATTCTCAAGCTTGTCAACAACCAAAACAACAAAGTGCCAAAAGACACCAAGAAGTTTTCTTTGGTTAAGTGTATAAAGAAATGTCTAAGCAAACTCATTTtccatgaagaagaaaaaaacaagaacatgatTTCAATGCAACAAGAGCAAAGTTGGAACCAAGGGAAATGGAGAAGAGCATTGGTAAGTGAGGAACTCAAAGGAGATAAGGGTATGCATAGAAATAGGAGAATAGCATTTTCAGGGCCTTTGGATGGAAGAATGTATGATGAGAAAATGGTGGTTACCAACAAAAGTATGTTGAAGTTTTCTGGTCCTCTTGATGGAAAGATGAATGAAAGAAAAATGGTTTACACGAATAGAAGTCCTTTGAGAAATAGGCCTATTGAAGGAAGGTTTGTGGGTGCTACAACAAGGAGTCCAAGATTTTCTGGACCAATAAGTCCAAATGATTTTCATTGTCTCTACAACAAGACAGGAGATGATTGTGATTTTGAGGATGCTGAAATGTGGCGTGCATTGTTTGAAGATCTTAAAccaacttga
- the LOC131594736 gene encoding protein NUCLEAR FUSION DEFECTIVE 4-like produces MLTLKGGSRPPWVGLGAAVWVQIASGNTFTFPLYSHSLKSVLGFNQRQVTLLGVANDIGENVGLLPGIACNRFPPWLILSVGALASFVGYGVLWLAVTQTVTNLPYLLLWCALVVASNSSAWLTTSVLVTNMRNFPVSRGKVAGILKGYGGLSAAVFTQIYSLLLHDNSSKFLMLLTIGIPAVCLSMMFLVRPCTPALDEDSTSSSHFIFIQCASVVLGVYLLSTTIFGNLLTLNGTVSYILVAVMVLLLMAPIAVPVKMTLYPKRVSNSEQPLGSSDSLGQGKDDKMEPLLGSSSTGALGSSNDDDSSEVAMLLALGEGAIKQKKRKPKRGEDFKFTEAIVKADFWLLFFVYFVGVGTGVTVLNNLAQIGIAQGEEDTTTLLSIFSFCNFVGRLGGGVVSEHFVRTKLLPRTFWLTCTQTIMILVYLLFAFAVNGSLYPAVAFLGVCYGVQVSIMIPTVSELFGLKNFGVLSNVMSLGNPLGAAIFSALLAGYIYDKEAAKQHGLSLHGLNLLASEVSCIGADCFKLTFFILSSVCAAGIILSIILTLRIRPVYQMLYAGGSFRIPQTSSST; encoded by the exons aTGTTAACTCTGAAAGGAGGAAGCAGGCCACCATGGGTAGGATTAGGAGCAGCAGTCTGGGTTCAAATAGCGTCAGGAAACACTTTCACTTTTCCTCTGTACTCACACTCTTTGAAATCTGTTTTGGGTTTTAATCAAAGACAAGTTACACTTCTTGGTGTTGCTAATGATATTGGAGAAAACGTTGGGTTGCTTCCCGGGATCGCTTGTAATAGGTTCCCGCCTTGGTTGATTCTTTCGGTTGGTGCGCTTGCTTCTTTTGTTGGGTACGGTGTTCTTTGGCTTGCTGTTACCCAAACAGTTACTAATCTTCCTTACTTACTG CTTTGGTGTGCCCTTGTTGTAGCTTCCAATAGCAGTGCATGGTTAACCACCTCGGTTCTAGTAACCAACATGAGAAATTTCCCAGTTAGTCGAGGCAAAGTTGCGGGAATCCTGAAAGGTTATGGAGGGCTTAGTGCTGCAGTTTTCACTCAAATTTACAGCCTACTGCTTCACGACAATTCTTCTAAGTTCCTCATGTTACTGACGATCGGTATTCCAGCCGTTTGTTTGAGTATGATGTTTCTTGTTAGGCCTTGTACACCAGCTTTGGATGAAGACTCCACATCTAGTTCTCATTTTATCTTTATCCAATGTGCTAGTGTTGTCTTGGGTGTATATCTTCTTTCAACCACTATATTTGGCAATCTTCTTACATTAAATGGTACAGTTTCGTATATTTTGGTGGCTGTGATGGTTCTTCTTCTCATGGCTCCAATTGCTGTCCCTGTAAAGATGACATTGTATCCTAAAAGAGTTTCAAATTCAGAGCAACCACTTGGATCTTCAGACTCTCTCGGTCAAGGAAAAGATGACAAAATGGAGCCGTTGCTAGGATCTTCGTCAACAGGAGCCCTTGGAAGCTCGAACGATGATGATTCGTCTGAGGTAGCTATGCTTCTTGCATTAGGTGAGGGAGCAATAAAGCAGAAGAAGAGAAAGCCTAAACGTGGAGAAGATTTTAAGTTTACTGAGGCTATAGTAAAGGCTGATTTCTGGCtactattttttgtttattttgtcgGTGTTGGCACCGGAGTTACTGTGCTCAATAATCTAGCCCAAATAGGTATTGCACAAGGTGAAGAAGATACTACAACTTTACTGTCGATTTTCAGTTTTTGCAATTTCGTTGGTCGGCTTGGTGGAGGAGTTGTTTCAGAGCATTTTGTCCG GACCAAATTGCTCCCAAGGACATTCTGGTTGACATGCACACAGACAATCATGATATTGGTATATCTTCTATTTGCCTTTGCTGTAAACGGAAGCCTTTATCCCGCGGTTGCATTTCTTGGTGTCTGCTACGGCGTGCAAGTTTCCATAATGATCCCTACCGTTTCCGAGCTTTTCGGTTTGAAGAACTTTGGCGTATTGAGCAACGTCATGTCATTGGGTAATCCACTTGGGGCAGCCATTTTCTCAGCTCTGCTAGCAGGTTACATATATGACAAAGAGGCAGCAAAGCAGCACGGTCTCAGTCTGCACGGTCTTAACCTTCTTGCTTCTGAAGTTTCTTGCATCGGCGCAGATTGCTTTAAGCTGACATTTTTCATTCTCTCTAGTGTGTGCGCTGCCGGCATCATCTTGAGCATCATTCTGACTCTGAGAATTAGACCTGTTTACCAAATGCTTTATGCTGGAGGATCTTTCAGAATTCCTCAAACATCTTCTAGTACCTAA